The following are from one region of the Solea senegalensis isolate Sse05_10M unplaced genomic scaffold, IFAPA_SoseM_1 scf7180000016481, whole genome shotgun sequence genome:
- the LOC122763128 gene encoding neutral ceramidase-like — translation MISQRLRLEVLQALHLKFGDVYRQENVVLSGTHTHCGLGGFFQYTLLMISSSGYIRESIKPLVDGIVRSVDIAHRNLKPGRIFRNTGNIDDSSVNRSPHSYMRNPQDERHRYTERRGAFLLNLFFFS, via the exons gtgctgCAGGCGTTGCACCTGAAGTTCGGGGACGTGTATCGTCAGGAGAACGTGGTTCTCAGTGGAACTCACACTCACTGTGGACTGGGCGGATTCTTCCAGTACACGCTGCTTATGATCAGCAGCAGCGGTTACATCAGAGAGTCCATCAAACCACTAGTGGACGGTATCGTCAGG AGCGTCGACATCGCTCATCGTAACCTGAAACCAGGAAGAATTTTCAGGAACACAGGAAACATCGACGACAGCAGCGTCAACAGAAGTCCTCACTCTTACATGAGAAACCCACAGGACGAGAGACACCGGTACACAGAGAGAAGGGGGGCATTTttgttaaatctgtttttcttctcataa